The Castellaniella sp. genome includes a window with the following:
- a CDS encoding copper chaperone PCu(A)C, with product MAATLTLATSAWAAGHDAHQAASASLPVSNTVTASDCWIRQMPAPAPSGGFLLFHNKGAQDVALTGVHAADYGHAMMHQTTEENGLSKMSMVHQVSLPAGADLAFKPGSYHLMLEQPRDGLAVGDHIPLVFTLADGSQVNAQCEIRSPKAMPGMDQHKH from the coding sequence TTGGCCGCCACACTGACGCTGGCCACTTCTGCCTGGGCAGCAGGGCATGACGCGCATCAGGCCGCGTCTGCCAGCTTGCCGGTGTCCAATACCGTCACCGCCAGCGACTGCTGGATACGCCAGATGCCTGCGCCTGCGCCATCGGGCGGGTTTCTCTTGTTTCATAATAAGGGTGCTCAGGATGTTGCGCTGACGGGGGTGCATGCGGCTGATTACGGTCATGCCATGATGCACCAGACCACCGAGGAAAACGGCCTTAGCAAGATGTCCATGGTGCATCAGGTCAGCCTGCCTGCGGGCGCCGACCTGGCATTCAAGCCCGGCAGCTATCACCTGATGCTGGAGCAACCCCGCGATGGCTTGGCGGTGGGTGATCACATTCCGCTGGTTTTTACCTTGGCCGACGGCAGCCAGGTCAATGCACAATGCGAGATCCGCTCGCCCAAGGCTATGCCGGGCATGGATCAGCACAAGCACTAA
- a CDS encoding ABC transporter permease: MDALAPLIAAAMNAGTPLMLAALGLLINEKSGVINLGSEGMMLVAAALGFAITVHTGNTAIGFAAGALAGALMAGLFAWLVVWLGANQVACGLALSLFGVGASASIGLPYVGATIQASSWSIPFLGDIPFIGPALFQHHPMVYGALLLSVGLTWFLYRSRAGLVLRAVGESPESAHALGYSVRRIRLVALLFGGACCGLAGAFMSLVYTPMWVEGMVAGRGWIALALTPFATWRPLRVLVGAYLFGGITILTFHMQALGVPIASQLLSMLPYLATILVLVLISRNVNWIRINMPASLGRVFNPNH; the protein is encoded by the coding sequence ATGGATGCTCTGGCCCCTCTGATTGCCGCTGCCATGAATGCCGGCACCCCCCTGATGCTCGCTGCGTTGGGTTTGCTCATCAATGAAAAATCCGGGGTGATCAATCTCGGTTCCGAGGGCATGATGCTGGTGGCGGCCGCCCTCGGTTTCGCCATCACGGTGCACACGGGTAATACCGCGATCGGGTTTGCCGCGGGGGCGCTGGCAGGTGCCCTGATGGCTGGCCTGTTTGCCTGGCTGGTGGTGTGGTTGGGCGCCAACCAGGTCGCATGCGGCCTGGCCTTGTCGTTGTTTGGCGTGGGGGCTTCGGCCTCCATCGGCCTGCCGTATGTCGGGGCCACGATTCAGGCCTCCTCCTGGTCGATCCCGTTCCTGGGCGATATCCCCTTTATCGGCCCGGCTTTGTTTCAGCATCACCCCATGGTCTATGGTGCCTTGCTGCTGTCTGTGGGGCTGACCTGGTTCCTGTATCGCTCCCGGGCCGGCCTGGTGCTGCGTGCCGTGGGTGAATCCCCCGAATCCGCGCATGCCCTGGGTTATTCCGTGCGCCGCATTCGTTTGGTGGCTCTATTGTTTGGCGGGGCCTGTTGCGGCCTGGCCGGGGCTTTCATGTCGCTGGTCTATACCCCGATGTGGGTCGAGGGCATGGTGGCCGGACGCGGCTGGATCGCGTTGGCCCTGACGCCCTTTGCTACCTGGCGGCCCTTGCGCGTGCTGGTGGGCGCCTATTTATTCGGCGGCATTACCATCCTGACCTTCCACATGCAGGCCCTTGGGGTGCCCATTGCTTCGCAACTGTTGTCCATGCTGCCTTATCTGGCTACCATCCTGGTGCTGGTCCTGATATCTCGCAACGTCAACTGGATACGTATCAACATGCCCGCTTCGCTGGGGCGCGTCTTCAACCCCAACCATTGA
- a CDS encoding BMP family ABC transporter substrate-binding protein, with protein MKKHTLLKTLGAATAAACLWAAGPAMAEEPLKIGFVYVSPIGEAGWTWQQDLGRKYMEEKLGDKIKTQYVEDVPEGADAERVIRDLAQQGNKLIFTTSFGFMNPTIKVARQFPDVKFVHSTGYKTAPNVGTTNARFYQSRYVAGVLAGHKTETSVVGYVGAYPIPEVLQGINAFTRGLRSVKPDATVRVIMVNSWFDPGKERDAALALLDQGADVVTHHTDSTATVQAAEERGKWAVAYHSDMSKYGPKAQLGAVTHHWGPYFTSQAQAVLDGTWKPTQVWGGFKEEMVAFEGLGPDVDDKLKAELLSQEQAIADGTLNVFAAPIKTNDGKVILAEGALDDAGLNAMDYYVEGVIGQLSKN; from the coding sequence ATGAAAAAACACACCCTACTCAAAACCCTGGGGGCTGCGACCGCAGCTGCCTGTCTCTGGGCGGCTGGCCCGGCCATGGCCGAAGAGCCCCTGAAAATCGGCTTTGTCTATGTCAGCCCCATTGGCGAGGCCGGCTGGACCTGGCAGCAGGACCTGGGCCGTAAATACATGGAAGAAAAGCTGGGTGACAAAATCAAGACCCAGTACGTCGAGGATGTGCCCGAAGGTGCAGATGCCGAACGCGTCATCCGGGATCTGGCCCAACAAGGCAATAAGCTGATCTTCACGACGTCGTTTGGCTTCATGAACCCCACTATCAAGGTCGCGCGTCAGTTCCCGGACGTCAAATTCGTCCACTCCACAGGCTACAAGACTGCGCCCAATGTCGGCACCACCAATGCCCGCTTCTACCAGTCTCGCTATGTCGCCGGGGTGCTGGCAGGCCATAAGACCGAGACCAGCGTGGTCGGCTATGTCGGCGCTTATCCCATTCCCGAAGTCTTGCAGGGTATTAACGCCTTCACCCGTGGTCTGCGCAGCGTGAAACCGGATGCCACGGTGCGCGTCATCATGGTCAACAGCTGGTTCGATCCAGGTAAAGAGCGTGATGCGGCTCTGGCCTTGCTGGATCAGGGGGCAGATGTCGTCACGCACCACACGGACTCCACCGCCACGGTACAGGCCGCCGAAGAACGCGGTAAATGGGCTGTGGCTTACCACTCCGACATGAGCAAATATGGCCCCAAGGCCCAGTTGGGGGCGGTCACCCATCACTGGGGGCCTTATTTCACCAGCCAGGCTCAGGCCGTGCTGGATGGTACCTGGAAACCCACCCAGGTATGGGGCGGCTTTAAGGAAGAAATGGTGGCCTTCGAGGGCCTGGGCCCCGATGTCGATGACAAGCTGAAGGCAGAACTCCTGTCCCAAGAGCAGGCCATCGCCGATGGCACGCTCAATGTCTTTGCTGCCCCGATCAAGACCAACGATGGCAAGGTCATCCTGGCAGAAGGCGCTTTGGATGATGCTGGCCTGAACGCGATGGACTACTACGTTGAAGGGGTGATTGGCCAGCTCAGCAAGAACTGA
- a CDS encoding RNA pyrophosphohydrolase — protein MLDREGYRPNVGIILVNQKNEVFWGKRIREHAWQFPQGGIKHGETPVQAMYRELHEETGLQADHVRILGRTRDWLRYTVPDHYVRRELRGHYKGQKQIWFLLRMVGRDTDVSLRASDTPEFDAWRWNAYWVPLDAVIEFKREVYTLALNELSSLLFRRGRENRYLRHRGHRGTAPVSQSPTLVGPSRNQSTT, from the coding sequence ATGTTGGATCGCGAAGGCTACCGTCCCAATGTCGGCATCATTCTCGTGAACCAGAAAAACGAGGTTTTCTGGGGTAAACGCATCCGCGAACACGCGTGGCAATTTCCGCAGGGCGGCATCAAGCACGGCGAAACTCCCGTGCAGGCGATGTACCGCGAGCTTCACGAGGAAACCGGCCTGCAGGCCGATCATGTCCGCATTTTGGGGCGAACCAGGGACTGGCTACGTTATACCGTGCCAGACCACTATGTGCGCCGAGAACTCCGCGGCCACTACAAAGGCCAGAAACAAATCTGGTTCTTGCTGCGTATGGTCGGACGAGACACCGATGTGTCCTTGCGCGCCAGCGATACGCCCGAATTCGACGCTTGGCGCTGGAATGCCTATTGGGTACCACTAGACGCTGTGATCGAATTCAAACGCGAAGTCTACACCCTGGCCCTCAACGAGCTCTCCAGCCTGTTGTTTCGGCGCGGGCGCGAGAACCGCTATTTGCGTCACCGGGGGCATCGCGGCACTGCGCCCGTCAGCCAGTCGCCGACACTTGTCGGGCCTTCCCGTAACCAGTCCACCACCTAA
- a CDS encoding proline--tRNA ligase — MYATKYHLNTLKEAPADAEVVSHQLMTRAGMIRKIAGGVYTYMPMGLKVLRKIEAIVREEMNQAGAIELLMPVVQPAELWQESGRWEQYGAELLRIKDRHQRDFVLQPTSEEVITDIARNEIHSWRQLPLNFYHIQTKFRDERRPRFGLMRGREFTMKDAYSFDRDEASALASYDIMYAAYQRIFTRLGLTFRAVAADTGSIGGSRSHEFQVIADTGEDLIVYNPDSDYAANIELADAPCLLSGREPARESMEKRATPDAPKCEIVAEQLGLPLARTIKSVVLASDPADGPARLWLLMLRGDHDTNEIKVGKLAGLEDGYRLATEAEIQDVFACTPGYLGPVGLDRSKITVIADLTVAYMGDFVCGANEAGFHLSGVNWGRDLPEPDRVADLRNVVAGDPDPQGGTLAIQRGIEVGHVFFLGDKYSRALNATFLDTDGKPVVLQMGCYGIGVSRIAAAAIEQNHDERGMIWPRALAPFEVVLCPIGIGKSATVRNAAETLYRALLAQGVDVILDDRDNRPGTMFADWELIGVPLRVTLGDRGLKEGIVEIQTRREKEAAKISPDLAVQHILQALESL; from the coding sequence ATGTACGCCACCAAGTACCACCTGAACACCCTGAAAGAAGCCCCTGCCGATGCTGAAGTCGTCAGTCACCAACTGATGACCCGCGCCGGCATGATTCGCAAAATAGCCGGCGGCGTTTATACCTATATGCCCATGGGGCTGAAGGTTTTGCGCAAGATCGAGGCCATTGTGCGCGAGGAAATGAACCAGGCGGGCGCCATCGAGCTGCTGATGCCCGTCGTCCAGCCCGCCGAACTATGGCAAGAATCTGGCCGCTGGGAACAATACGGCGCCGAACTGCTGCGCATCAAGGACCGCCATCAGCGTGACTTCGTGCTGCAGCCCACCTCTGAAGAAGTCATTACGGACATTGCACGCAATGAAATCCACAGTTGGCGTCAACTGCCGCTGAACTTCTACCATATCCAGACGAAGTTTCGCGATGAACGCCGACCACGCTTTGGCCTGATGCGCGGGCGCGAGTTCACGATGAAGGATGCCTATTCGTTCGATCGTGACGAAGCAAGCGCCCTGGCCAGTTACGACATCATGTACGCCGCCTACCAGCGCATTTTCACGCGCCTGGGCCTGACTTTCCGGGCGGTAGCGGCGGACACGGGTTCGATTGGCGGTTCGCGCAGCCACGAATTCCAGGTGATCGCCGACACGGGCGAAGACCTGATCGTCTATAACCCGGACTCAGATTATGCGGCCAACATCGAGCTGGCCGACGCCCCCTGCCTGTTGTCGGGCCGCGAACCGGCCCGCGAAAGCATGGAAAAACGCGCCACGCCAGATGCCCCGAAATGCGAAATCGTGGCCGAGCAACTGGGCTTGCCGCTGGCGCGCACCATCAAGTCGGTGGTTCTGGCCTCCGACCCTGCCGATGGCCCTGCCCGTCTATGGCTGCTGATGCTGCGCGGCGATCACGACACCAACGAAATCAAAGTCGGCAAGCTGGCCGGCCTGGAAGACGGCTATCGGCTGGCCACCGAGGCTGAAATTCAGGATGTATTTGCCTGCACCCCCGGGTATCTGGGCCCCGTGGGTCTGGATCGCAGCAAAATCACCGTCATTGCCGACCTGACGGTGGCCTATATGGGTGATTTTGTCTGCGGCGCCAACGAAGCCGGTTTCCACCTGAGCGGCGTGAACTGGGGCCGCGATCTGCCCGAGCCTGATCGGGTGGCGGACTTGCGTAATGTGGTGGCGGGCGATCCCGACCCCCAGGGCGGCACGCTGGCGATCCAGCGCGGTATCGAGGTCGGCCATGTGTTTTTCCTGGGCGACAAGTATTCCCGCGCCCTGAATGCGACATTCCTGGATACCGATGGCAAGCCCGTGGTCCTGCAGATGGGCTGCTACGGCATTGGTGTCAGCCGCATTGCCGCCGCCGCCATCGAACAAAACCACGACGAACGCGGCATGATCTGGCCGCGCGCCCTGGCGCCCTTCGAGGTCGTGCTGTGCCCCATCGGCATCGGCAAAAGTGCAACCGTGCGCAACGCCGCCGAGACCCTGTACCGGGCCTTGCTGGCCCAAGGCGTGGATGTGATACTGGATGATCGCGACAATCGCCCAGGCACCATGTTCGCCGACTGGGAGCTGATCGGGGTGCCGCTGCGCGTGACCCTGGGTGACCGAGGACTGAAGGAAGGCATTGTCGAGATCCAGACGCGCCGCGAAAAGGAGGCGGCAAAAATCAGCCCGGACCTTGCAGTGCAGCATATTCTGCAAGCCCTGGAATCGCTTTGA
- a CDS encoding alpha/beta hydrolase produces the protein MPPPDLPHHILPLADTQLHYTQHGSGDSAVLLIHGSLCDYRYWRWQIPALSEQHKVLAPSLRGCWPTGQQHPQPGYNIHTHAQDLVHLVRALDRQDGVHVVGHSRGAQVAMVFATLAPTLCRSLTLADPAFRFEDEPETPAFYTETVAQLQAGQIDTALEGFIDTVNGLDTWRRMVPWFKDMSRDNALTLLSQIREANTPIALQDVATLACPLLLVGGANSPAKYGTRQDRLQQLVPRAQRVRIAMASHGMNLANPRAFNQAVLDFTVAAEQAAG, from the coding sequence ATGCCGCCGCCGGATCTACCTCATCATATCCTGCCCCTGGCAGACACCCAGCTGCACTACACCCAGCATGGCAGCGGGGATTCTGCCGTCCTCTTGATCCACGGGTCTCTGTGCGACTACCGCTACTGGCGCTGGCAAATCCCGGCCCTGTCTGAACAGCACAAAGTGCTGGCCCCCAGCCTGCGCGGTTGCTGGCCCACAGGGCAGCAGCATCCTCAACCGGGCTATAACATTCATACCCACGCGCAGGATCTGGTCCATCTGGTACGCGCTCTGGACCGGCAGGATGGCGTGCATGTGGTGGGGCATTCACGGGGTGCCCAGGTCGCCATGGTTTTTGCCACGCTGGCCCCGACGCTGTGCCGTTCACTGACACTGGCTGATCCAGCCTTCCGCTTCGAGGACGAGCCGGAAACGCCCGCTTTTTATACCGAGACCGTGGCCCAGTTACAGGCAGGCCAGATCGACACGGCCCTGGAAGGCTTTATTGATACGGTCAATGGCCTGGATACCTGGCGGCGCATGGTGCCGTGGTTCAAAGACATGAGCCGCGACAATGCCCTGACGCTGCTGTCGCAGATCCGCGAGGCCAATACGCCAATCGCTTTGCAAGATGTGGCAACCTTGGCGTGCCCGCTACTGCTGGTGGGCGGGGCCAACAGCCCGGCTAAATATGGCACCCGTCAGGACCGCTTGCAGCAACTGGTGCCGCGCGCCCAGCGGGTGCGGATTGCCATGGCCTCACACGGCATGAATCTGGCTAACCCCCGGGCATTCAATCAGGCCGTGCTGGATTTCACGGTGGCTGCCGAGCAAGCCGCTGGTTAG
- a CDS encoding PaaI family thioesterase yields the protein MSKPTVLAAAPDQEAAPASHITLEEFRDLLTRLHPFAAALGIEIQDIRHGQATLRLPPNPANQRLGGIVAGPMLMGLADLALYAAVVSATGVPESVTASLTINFLRGAPAGGIIAQARVLKTGRMTAGEVLLLPEGGGEPVAQVISTWSVPRKTA from the coding sequence ATGTCTAAGCCAACCGTCTTAGCCGCAGCCCCAGACCAGGAAGCTGCGCCTGCGTCGCATATCACTCTTGAAGAATTCCGCGATCTGCTGACTCGCCTGCACCCTTTCGCTGCGGCGCTGGGGATCGAAATACAGGATATTCGCCACGGCCAGGCTACCTTGCGGCTACCGCCCAACCCGGCCAATCAGCGCCTGGGGGGCATTGTGGCCGGCCCCATGCTGATGGGCTTGGCCGACCTGGCCCTGTATGCGGCGGTGGTCAGCGCCACCGGCGTGCCCGAATCGGTCACCGCCAGCCTGACGATCAATTTCCTGCGCGGGGCGCCCGCCGGCGGCATTATCGCCCAGGCGCGCGTACTGAAAACCGGCCGTATGACGGCCGGTGAGGTTCTGCTATTACCCGAGGGCGGCGGAGAACCCGTGGCCCAAGTGATCAGTACCTGGTCGGTACCCCGCAAGACTGCCTGA
- the ybgF gene encoding tol-pal system protein YbgF: protein MHAMIHRLAVVSATTALMLGASAAHAFSDDEARRAILELRTQIQQLKDQNQQARLQLADQMDMLHQEIATMRGRVEELNRPANNTNGPANAPQVSVQTNDPQQQAVYQAAADQYRNGRYSEAATSFAAFVDAYPDSELAADAQFYLGSSQYASKDFKKSIQSMQALVQSHPDNARAPDALLVVAADQIELNDLKGAKASLQRIIKDYPSSAAAETAKSRLKLL, encoded by the coding sequence ATGCATGCAATGATTCATCGACTGGCTGTTGTCTCAGCCACCACCGCCTTGATGCTGGGCGCATCTGCCGCCCATGCTTTTTCTGACGACGAGGCCCGCCGCGCCATTCTGGAACTGCGCACACAAATCCAACAGCTGAAAGACCAAAATCAACAAGCACGCCTGCAGCTGGCCGACCAGATGGATATGCTGCACCAGGAAATCGCCACGATGCGTGGCCGCGTGGAAGAACTGAACCGCCCCGCCAATAATACCAATGGCCCGGCCAATGCCCCGCAGGTCTCGGTGCAGACCAACGACCCGCAACAACAGGCGGTCTATCAGGCCGCTGCCGATCAATACCGCAATGGTCGCTACTCAGAAGCCGCCACCAGCTTCGCCGCCTTTGTGGATGCCTATCCAGACAGCGAACTGGCTGCCGATGCACAGTTTTACCTGGGCAGCAGCCAATATGCGTCCAAGGACTTCAAGAAATCCATCCAGAGCATGCAGGCGCTGGTTCAGTCACACCCGGATAATGCCCGCGCGCCGGATGCATTGCTGGTAGTGGCCGCCGATCAGATCGAGCTGAACGACTTGAAAGGTGCCAAGGCCAGCCTGCAACGCATCATCAAGGACTACCCCAGCAGTGCCGCCGCTGAAACCGCCAAAAGCCGTCTGAAGCTGCTGTAA
- the tolA gene encoding cell envelope integrity protein TolA — protein sequence MTWLDRFRRDSDNPDRRDDRFGLLWSAAAHGALILLMVLGFSSAPDNAGPVQVELWAKGTVAEATSPSEPAEAPPAEPAETPTEPSPDEAAEAAEREAAQARAEAKAQAEAAQAEAARAAAAEQAKAAQQAQLAEAQARAEAAAKAQADAEIALAQERKAREEAERLAQEQLKKEKARQEAEATAAKEKAAAEKAAAEKAAAEKAAKEKAATEQAAAEKAAAEKAAAEKAAKEKAAAEKAAAEKAAAEKAATEKAAAEKAAAEKAATEKAATEKAAKEKAAADKAAKEKAAAAKAAKEAAAKLEAAKAALRGAASEAAGIPEGNADRNQRGGGGGNDGYAAKVRACVKPGVIYNPPPRSGGSNPTVEFRTRLGSNGQVQGATLIRSSGIPRFDDAVQKGISACSPFPKPPSGNYPSYIDVQYSMYEPTDSERR from the coding sequence ATGACATGGCTTGATCGTTTCCGGCGCGACAGTGACAACCCAGATCGACGCGACGACCGCTTCGGTCTGTTATGGTCCGCAGCGGCCCACGGTGCCCTGATCTTGCTGATGGTGCTGGGCTTTTCCTCGGCGCCGGATAATGCCGGACCGGTCCAGGTCGAACTGTGGGCCAAAGGCACGGTGGCCGAGGCGACATCGCCCAGCGAACCCGCTGAAGCGCCACCCGCCGAGCCCGCCGAAACACCGACGGAACCCAGCCCGGACGAGGCCGCTGAAGCAGCCGAACGCGAGGCGGCCCAAGCCCGCGCCGAGGCCAAGGCCCAAGCCGAGGCGGCTCAGGCAGAAGCCGCCCGCGCCGCTGCCGCCGAACAGGCCAAGGCCGCACAACAGGCACAGCTGGCCGAGGCCCAGGCACGCGCCGAAGCCGCCGCCAAGGCGCAGGCCGACGCCGAAATCGCGCTGGCCCAAGAACGCAAAGCCCGCGAAGAAGCCGAGCGCCTGGCTCAGGAACAACTGAAAAAGGAAAAAGCGCGCCAGGAGGCTGAAGCCACGGCTGCCAAGGAAAAAGCCGCAGCCGAGAAGGCAGCCGCTGAAAAGGCGGCTGCCGAAAAGGCCGCAAAAGAAAAAGCTGCCACAGAGCAAGCTGCTGCCGAAAAAGCCGCTGCTGAGAAAGCAGCAGCTGAGAAAGCCGCAAAAGAAAAAGCCGCCGCCGAAAAAGCGGCAGCGGAGAAAGCCGCTGCTGAAAAGGCAGCAACCGAGAAAGCCGCTGCCGAGAAAGCTGCCGCTGAGAAAGCCGCGACAGAAAAAGCCGCTACTGAAAAGGCGGCAAAAGAGAAAGCAGCGGCGGACAAAGCGGCCAAGGAAAAAGCAGCAGCAGCCAAGGCAGCAAAAGAAGCCGCCGCCAAGCTCGAAGCCGCAAAGGCCGCCCTGCGGGGTGCCGCGTCTGAAGCGGCAGGCATCCCCGAGGGCAATGCGGATCGTAATCAACGCGGCGGCGGAGGCGGCAACGATGGCTACGCCGCCAAGGTTCGCGCCTGCGTCAAGCCCGGCGTCATCTATAACCCGCCTCCTCGCAGTGGCGGCAGCAATCCGACCGTGGAATTCCGCACCCGCCTGGGCTCAAATGGCCAGGTCCAGGGCGCGACCTTGATCCGTTCGTCCGGCATTCCGCGCTTCGATGACGCCGTTCAAAAGGGGATCTCGGCCTGCTCGCCCTTCCCCAAGCCGCCCAGCGGCAATTATCCGTCGTATATTGACGTCCAATACAGCATGTATGAGCCTACAGATTCAGAAAGGAGATAG
- the ybgC gene encoding tol-pal system-associated acyl-CoA thioesterase codes for MSSNPPNSSDELAIRVYYEDTDTGGVVYYANYLKFFERGRTEWLRALGVDQRELAAREQMMFVVRHADIAYRQAARLDDVIHIRTSVSQLRASLLEFHQQAWRDDQLLASATVQICTIHAHTFKPIRLSPALRDLLNKAIH; via the coding sequence ATGAGCAGCAATCCGCCCAATTCTTCCGACGAACTGGCCATTCGCGTATATTACGAGGACACCGATACCGGTGGCGTCGTGTATTACGCCAATTACCTGAAATTCTTCGAGCGCGGCCGCACCGAATGGCTGCGCGCGCTCGGGGTCGACCAACGCGAACTTGCTGCTCGGGAACAAATGATGTTTGTAGTCAGACATGCGGACATTGCCTATCGGCAGGCGGCACGTCTGGATGATGTCATCCACATCCGAACTTCGGTCTCGCAACTGCGGGCGTCCCTGCTGGAATTTCACCAGCAGGCTTGGCGCGACGATCAACTGCTGGCTTCGGCCACAGTCCAGATCTGCACCATACACGCCCATACTTTCAAACCCATCCGTCTGTCTCCTGCCCTGCGGGATCTTTTGAACAAGGCCATTCATTAA
- the tolQ gene encoding protein TolQ, whose translation MEASSDLSLLSLIGDASLPVQIVMLILLGASVLSWTYIFSKRAALKRANAQTRQFEDDFWAGGDLTVLQQAIASRRNEHGALARIFDAGMTEFIKARRSSNRGDTMLDAPRRAMKAAFQREMDSLESHLDFLASTGSVSPYIGLLGTVWGIMHAFMGLSTMQQATLAAVAPGIAEALIATAIGLFAAIPAVLAYNRYTNEIDRLSIRFETFVEEFLNILQRQVH comes from the coding sequence ATGGAAGCTTCTAGCGATTTGTCGCTGCTGTCCCTGATCGGCGACGCCAGCCTGCCCGTGCAGATCGTCATGCTGATCCTGCTGGGCGCATCAGTCCTGTCCTGGACCTATATTTTCAGCAAGCGTGCCGCCCTGAAACGCGCCAACGCCCAAACTCGGCAATTCGAGGATGATTTCTGGGCGGGCGGCGACCTGACGGTGCTGCAGCAGGCCATTGCCAGCCGCCGCAACGAACATGGCGCCCTGGCGCGCATTTTCGATGCGGGCATGACCGAGTTCATCAAAGCCCGGCGTTCCTCGAATCGCGGCGACACCATGCTGGATGCCCCCCGGCGGGCCATGAAGGCCGCCTTTCAGCGTGAAATGGACAGCCTGGAGTCGCACCTGGACTTTCTGGCTTCTACCGGCTCCGTCAGCCCCTACATCGGCCTGCTGGGCACTGTCTGGGGCATCATGCACGCCTTCATGGGTCTGTCCACCATGCAGCAGGCAACTCTGGCGGCCGTGGCCCCCGGCATCGCCGAGGCGCTGATTGCAACAGCCATCGGCCTGTTTGCCGCCATTCCGGCGGTACTGGCCTATAACCGCTACACCAACGAAATCGACCGCTTGTCGATCCGCTTCGAAACCTTTGTCGAAGAGTTTCTGAATATCCTGCAGCGCCAGGTGCACTGA
- the pal gene encoding peptidoglycan-associated lipoprotein Pal has product MSSRITRTLTIAAFAASLAACSSVPLDENAGGAGSDSASAGQIMDPFNPQSPLAQQRSVYFDFNSYTVPEQYRSVVEMHSNYLSGHPQQNVRVEGNTDARGSTEYNLALGQRRSDAVTRMMRLLGVNANQIEAISYGKERPKALGTTEADYAENRRADIDYQR; this is encoded by the coding sequence ATGAGCTCGCGCATCACCAGGACCCTGACCATTGCCGCTTTTGCTGCCTCACTGGCCGCTTGCAGCTCCGTGCCGCTGGACGAGAACGCCGGCGGCGCCGGATCGGATTCCGCATCCGCCGGGCAGATTATGGATCCCTTCAATCCACAAAGCCCGCTCGCGCAGCAGCGTTCGGTTTATTTCGACTTCAACAGCTACACTGTGCCCGAGCAATACCGTAGCGTGGTCGAAATGCACTCCAACTACCTCAGCGGCCACCCGCAGCAAAATGTGCGCGTCGAAGGCAACACTGACGCTCGCGGCAGCACCGAATATAATCTGGCCTTGGGCCAGCGCCGTTCGGACGCCGTGACACGCATGATGCGACTTCTGGGGGTTAACGCCAACCAGATCGAAGCCATCAGCTACGGTAAGGAACGCCCGAAGGCATTGGGCACAACCGAAGCCGACTACGCCGAGAACCGCCGCGCTGACATCGACTACCAACGTTGA
- a CDS encoding ExbD/TolR family protein, with protein MTSLSNRRARRMKNDINVVPYIDVMLVLLVIFMVTAPMITPGQIELPSVGTASEVPVQPVEVQIDAQGALAMRVREGGASFQPVDKANLLAAVRAAVTPDTPVVISADGKVPYETVMQVMDQLREGGISKLGLLVNQNAAGTRQ; from the coding sequence ATGACTTCCCTCAGCAATCGCCGCGCACGCCGCATGAAGAACGACATCAATGTCGTGCCCTACATCGATGTCATGCTGGTGCTGCTGGTCATCTTCATGGTGACCGCCCCCATGATCACCCCGGGTCAGATCGAACTGCCTTCGGTGGGCACGGCCTCCGAGGTCCCCGTCCAGCCGGTCGAGGTCCAGATCGACGCGCAGGGTGCCTTGGCGATGCGGGTACGCGAAGGCGGCGCATCGTTTCAGCCGGTCGACAAGGCCAACCTGCTGGCCGCCGTGCGCGCCGCCGTCACCCCGGATACGCCCGTGGTGATCTCGGCGGACGGCAAGGTTCCTTACGAGACTGTCATGCAGGTCATGGACCAGCTGCGTGAAGGCGGCATTTCCAAGCTAGGCCTGTTGGTCAACCAAAACGCCGCTGGCACGCGCCAGTGA